In Setaria italica strain Yugu1 chromosome IX, Setaria_italica_v2.0, whole genome shotgun sequence, the genomic stretch ATGCTGGAAGTGCAATTTGTTCAAGACTCTAGACAGCAACCAAAGCTTTTTAGAATATTTGCTTGACTCTCCAAATAATCCATTATCAAGGAACTCCTTTGATCGCAGGTGCACTTACAACCCAATATTTGTTTTCACCTCCATGGTTCTAAAAGAAAAGGCAATAGGCTGATAAACCTTATCGGAGCTTTGACTTAGAAATATTAAAATATTGTGCAATGCGTCGTTTATAAGATAAACAGCTGACCCATGAAGCACTCTCATACTTCCAGAAGAGCTCACAAATATTTACTTAACAAAGATACAGACTGATTACAAAAGGTCAAAGTAGCACTTTTTAATTCTCCTCCTATTTTTGCACTCTGAGTTTCTATTGCTTTAGTTCAAAACATGGACTTAGTGTCTGTGTGTGTTTTATTCTAAAACCCCtcttcttaatgcaatgatacacAACTCTCCTGCGTATTTAAGAAAAACAAACATGGACTTGACATGTCAAGTTAAATGTTGTGTTTTTCCGTTGACTTTAGGGTTCTTATTTTAAATAATTTCCTAATGGAGAATAATGCACAATGAGCATTTCAGATGACATTAGATAATAGGAGCACAGGCAATCCCATTTGTATAGCAAAGCTGTTAGCATAATTGCATTGTTATTCTTTCTCTAGGTGCAAGATATTGGCAGTAGAGATTGTGCAGTACACAAAAGGTGGACATTTCTTTATATTTGTATGGCAAGATGTTGCTGACCTCATGTGAACCTCACTATCACTTTCTGTATTTTTCAAATATAACTAGCATGTAATTTCTTTATTCCTTTTTTGCATAACTTTTTCATGCAATTGTTTTTAATGCAAAGTGGAAGTTGGGTACTGCACAGAGCCCAGAGTAATACTAGACAACTAGTCAAAACACTAGTTTACCAGTTTGTCATACAACCTACTCTAATTTGAAATTGAAGTGTAAGCTAGAGCATTCCATAGTAACATCACTTTGGCAACTGGCTGTCTCATTGCAACTCTGCTGTTGATCTGTTCAAAACTATAAATCAAGAATAATGGATTTATGTCAGTGAAAATATTTTCTATTGCCCACAAAAAGGATCCCATGCTTGTCTTTGTCTGAAAATTCTTGCGCTCTTAGCACTTAAACTTGTATGCATCAACATAGAAATGATGCGCGGAGTAAACTAATCATGTCACTGGATGTTCAACCACGACTACAATTCTTTCATTtctcaggaaaaaaaagaagcagtAAAGATTATTCTAATTCCTCAGGGATCTAATCTTAGGAACAAGCTGTATCATGAaaatgaattaaaaaaaaaatctaattaaCAGAAGTAAAACCCCAAGTAGTTAGTGTGGAAATAAAATAGTAACATCTGAAAAGTTATAGAGTTGAGACTGTCATAATATCTCTGAAACCTGCAAAGGAAATATTTTAAGTTTAGACCACAAGAGAATATTAGATGAAACTAAAATGGATAATGGTGTATATCTTACATGTATTGGCATCTCAGCAATGAGCAGACCACTGGTTTCTTCTAAAGCCTTGAGTGTAGCCACCTCACCACCAACAACCATGTTAATTACAATTCCATCTGCACCATCAAAGCCCATCAGCTACATTGAGGAGAATAAGAGATGGATCAATTCAATACTATCTTAATATACCTGCTGCCAAGCATGTTGACATGCGTCTTAAGTAAGCTTCCTGCAAAACTCAAATTTAATATTCAGGTCAGGCAAGACATTAGAAAGGTATAACTAGAAGAGccaacaaaactgtgtaataGTGAatgccagaaaaaaaaaggaaaagaacaaaCACAGTTTCATAGTTTGTGAACAAAATGTACTAGAAACAACAAATATGGGTAAAGCTGACCTTCTTTGTGGGAAGCTCATAGTTCATCAGCACACGAGCCATAAGGGGTGCCTCTGCCATCGTTGCTAGTGGCAAGCAAGCATCTGTCGCAACTATAATGCTTAGTTTTGTGCCAATACTTTCAGGCTTAGAACTTTCAGTAATATCAGTAGCTTTAGTAGTCTGATTCCACTGAATTGTTTCTTGACGAAACTTCTCAAGAATCGATGCACGCTCTGCTTCAGCCTGATCACTATACTGTTCATAAAAAGATCCATTAGTAATATGCTGATTTTGATGTGAAGCGAAGCATCTTATTAGCAAGGATCATAGACCTATCAGAATTTGAGTGACAATTTCCATGCTAGAGGTGAAAGAGAAGCAAGAAAACTTGGGACATTTGAGCACATAACAATATTTATGATGGCAAACGTCATATATTTTTGGAGCAAATATGCTAGATGCAGGCATATTTACTTCGAAGCCACCACGACTTTTTGGAGGAAATGGAACAACAAATGGAAATACATCGAGCAAGTTACAACTAAGTTGCGGactggtggttgtgaattaccAGCGGTGACATTGACACAAAGGGGAGGTTGGCGACCGCAGCACAGACAGCATCGAGCTCATCCCGGGAGGAAACACATATCGCAATCGGCAGCCCGCCACGGCGATCAGCAACAACCCCCAGGAGCTCCAAGAGTGTCCTCTGCACTCAAACACAACCATAAATCATCAAGAATCGAGACAAATCAGCCAGCGGTATCGCAAAACTGGGCACAACCAGTCAATAAGCATCCGAGAAAATGGAATCCAAGTGCAGGGCCGGGAAGCGGAGGGGGCAGGGAGAAAGAGGCACGCACCATCTTGAACTGGATGCGGTCGACGGCGAGGTAGTAGTGGCGCCCGGGGCCGGGGCTGGGGACGATGAGGATCCCAAGAAGGTCagttacatatatataaaaCGGGGGAGCGCTCGAGTGAATCGAGGAAGCGACGGGTGCTGGTCCCTCACCTGGGATGGGATGATGCCGACGCAGGGGAGGTCGGGGAGGGCAGAGCGTCGGGAAAATCTGCGCCGGagccagcggcagcggcggccggagacCTCATCGCGGTTCGCCGGAGGGGAACCTAGCAGGGGATGTCctcaaaaaaaagaagcagcagGGAAAGTGGAATATTCCCCAACGAGACAAATGCTCTCTCTgaggtcttcttcttcttcttcttcttcttttttttgttttgtgagATCTCTCTGAGGTCTTCTGAACCTGTTACGAGGAACAAAGTTCGGGCCCGACGCTATTTGGAGCCCATGGGCCGAATACTTTGAAGCAAAACGACTTGATTCTATTTCCTCTCTCGAAAATCAACGTTTTGTTATGCTACCATTAAATTGATTTTGTTTGGTGAGAAATTATATGTTGATAGATTATTTGTTTTTCTATTGAGTTCATCTATGTCTATAGTTTACAATGCTGTGCCAAATAGTTGATTTAAAAATTTGCAAAACATATTTTATTTATTGCATTAATTCTAAACACATCGGCTATCTAGGTCAGCTCTTGTTACGAGGTGGCATAGCTACTTATTATCTGTGCCTATGAGCTGTATATTGGAGTTTGAATTTTAACatatttataaaattattaaGTTTTCATATGAACTCAATGAAcacattttttatataaaaatattatgTTCCAACatgatatataattttttaattgAATTATTTTTTGTCTAAATTACTTAGATAATCAAAGTTTTAGACAATAAGAGTAAAAAGAAATAGAACTCTCAGTTGTATTAGCAACAAGTGTTAGTGGGGTGGTAGTAACAAGGGATCACATGTGGATGGAGTTTGTGGATTTTTGTGTGAAAAATACATGACTTGTCATGTGCGACCGTATGAAAACCTCGACGGTGGTCTCTGGGTCTACGGAGGTTTTCTTTGGtatttattttgttattttttgtTCCAAGGATCCACCATGCCGGCTCACATATGCCTGCTCTTTATGTGAGCGGGACGCGAATAATTAGCACCACATCCGTTGTATACGGTGCCACCTGCCGCGACCCACTTGAGAAAAACGCAACCTAATCCGACCCAGTCAATACGTTGGGTGAGCTGGAGCTGATATTTATGACCCCATCTAAAACATGATCTAGACACATGGTCCAAAAAATTTGGCGTAAAATCTGACCAAACCCGGAGATTACACAAAAAATATAAGTTTAGACTGACCCAACCCGAACACGACCCGACCGTGTCGGGTgtgggcaaaaaaaaaaatgtaacccGATGGTTGGCTTGGGCCGGGCACGggtaaaaaatacaaaatgatcaGGTACTAGTATTACATAGGCCATTTGTTCTGCAATAGCCAACAACAAAAGTTAAGTGGCCCAAGATCGGCTTCGAGTGCCATGGGCCGTTTGGCCCAGTAGTTTTCCCCTGCATTTTCGTTGTTTTTATTCGTGCTTTATTTGCTCGTTATAGAATCGATATTTGAGCCTTCTTCACTAGTCAATACATATGGCttaatacatatatatacataaataCTCCTATAAGACAAGGTACATGCACCGTATATATACGTGCAACTACACTACGCTATGGTCACATAAGTATGTCTTGCAGCTTCCATCTAGGTACCGTGTTCACTGAGGAAAGGTAGGAACTGCACAGGATGTATACCGAAGAAACGTTTCAGATCCAAATTCTCTGTTTCTCTGTTGAAATAGAATCACTTCCATGGTACCTAGCTGATTCGGTTTCTAAAATAGACATAAATAtacattatttttcttttaaaaaattataaaaatagatAGGCTTCACAAAAATACTagctttttttaattttaaattaTTGCACTTAAAAAGACAAAGTTTACTTACCACATACTACACATACTAGAGCATAATCACGTGAAACCAGCTAGTACAAAAAAACTAGAATCGCTAGAAACGTTTCTATCTAGAATCACTAGCTGTGGTGACCGTTTGGCTAGCAATAGACTAATTCTAGCAGGAATCTGGAACAATGCTCTTAGCCAAACGGACCCTAAATttctactcccttcgttccaaattgtaagtgtataataatatatataaatctagaaaagttaaaacgatatccaatttggaacggagggagtaatgtGCTGCAACCGTATGCACTGGGCAATTGCTCACCAATCCAATGATGGGATTAAAACCCAGACACGAGGTTCGTCcgcttcatcatcttcatgaaCTCCTCCAGGTCGATCTCGCCGTCACCTGCACTCGTGACGATCCGTAGTGCAAACATGCATTTCAGTCCATCACCGACCAGGCAAAGGCAAGCATGGGCAGGCTGGAGACTCACCGTTCTCGTCGGCGGCCTCTATCATCTCCCTGACCTCGTCGATGGTGAAGTGCTCGCCGGTCTCGATGGCCAGCCGCTGGATGTCGATGTCGGAGATCTTGCCCTGCGGCAGCAGCAGAAGACGACGCATATCATCATCGATTGATCGAAGGATCATTCGCATCTCTATCTGAAGAGAACAAGTGTCAGCCATGGAGCTGCGAGGGCGTACGTTGCGGTCCTGGTCGATGATGCGGAAGGCCTTGAAGAGCTCGTCCCGGGCGTCCCGCTCGCCCATCTTGTCCGTCATCATGTGCACGAACTCGTCGAAGTCGATGGTGCCGCTGccgtccttgtccacctccgcGATCATCTGGTTGATTTGCTGCCATCACCACCGCGTCCCATGTTCGTCAGTTAACAACTCCCCCGCTCTAGAACCTGTCCTGATTTCTGAAGAAGAACAGAGGGAATAATGTTCAGACTGGAAGTACCTCCGGTGTCATCTCGAATCCCAGGGCTCTGCAAAGACAACAGCATGCTCATCAAGCCATCACATGCAGATGATAACAAGGTCCCCGGCAACTAGAGCTAGATGATTCAAAATTCAGCACATATGCACGTACCTCATCGCAACGTTGAGCTCCCTCGCATCGATGGTGCCTGGATGCAGGTGATAGTCAGACAAAAATTAAGCCACACCGCCATGGGCGAGCCCAGCAACAAGTGATCTTATAAATACGTACTACAGTATACCTGAGCCGTCGATGTCGAAGAGGTCGAACGCCTCTTTGATCTCCTTCCTCTTCTGCGCCGTCAGCTTCTTGCGGCGGACTTTGTCTTTCCGGTAGCCGGAGGAGTTGGAAGCAGGAGGCTCATCGGCTGCTTTGTACGTGCTCGCCTGCACCCCGAAAGTTCGGATTTCATCCAGCCTTTTCATGAGAAAAACAAACCGGTTCTTCGAAATATATACAGTAATAACGTCCCCAACCAAGCGCAAGAACCGCAGCGTGTCTCGTACTCTACCTCTGTTTCTAGTatatttacaaaaataatttttagaCCCTTTAAGAATAAACTATTTTAACCATGCGAAATTATTTGGAAGAACTCCAGTATCATGTCCTATCCATGTCCAGAATAACTGGCCTTTGCCACGATTAGGATTCCACCATGAAGTCCCAGTATGCTAGCTGAGCTTCAGGGAGCTCGAGACGAGCCAAGTGGCAAAAGGCAACCAAAGAATTCGCAGCATCCAACAACTCTTAAATTGAGGAATTTAACCAAAGAACAATTCAATCGTTTACATGGAACAACCAACCAAAAGATTGATCCGACAATCGATCGGATACAAATAATCATAAGCTGAACTAGAGCAGAACAGAGTTTAAGAGTTGAGTAAACACAGGGGATACTTCGTCAGGCCGTAAGCAGAGAGTCGCGTACCATCTCGGGGGACGATCGGCTGGCGTTGATCCTTCAGGGCGCGCGATGAAGCTGGCCGCGGTATTTCTGCTGCTCCTGCCCTCTGAATTTTTGGGTCTCTTGTGGCTGAAGCTCTCTTGGTGCAGTGGGGTTTTCCTGAAGCAAGTGGAGGAGAAAGGCGAATGGAAGAATGCGCTTCCGCCTTCTGACACCGACGACTGAAACAGCGACGTAATGGTGGAGAAGGGACAGGAGAGACAGCGACGCGAAAGGGTGCGCTGTGGGCTATTATGCTGCAAGGAAGCGCACCGAAGCACGTCACTGATCACCAAGTCCTAGCAGGATCATGTACCATCTGGCCAAAGAGAAATAGCTCTGGACCCTTACCGTGCAATTTGGACACTAAGGTCGTATTCTGTGCGCTATTATGCAAAAAGTATGAAGACTATGAGTTGTTTTTCATAGAAATATTCCCCCACAAGACACAAATAAGTGACATTGCCAACAACGCTGTCCACTCGACCATATAATTCTCATCGTAACACTTCCACAAAAACTGCAAAAATAATCTCCTGGTATCATCTTCATATGCCATACAAAGAATTCATAGAGATATCGCCAGCGAAATATTAAGAACAGTAGATTTACATTTTATTCACCAAGTAGGATAGGATCAATAgcttattttttttgttactttCACATGGTATTTATATTTTATAGATAGACTGGTTAAGCTGTTTTAACATGTAAATACTGCATTTACATTTTATTGAATAGTTAAGCTATTTTAACTTTGACAGTATCGTATTTACTAGTATCTGAACGGATTATGCCAAAATAATTCTAGGAACTTCTCTCTCAAATAAAAACATTAATGATGGTGCAACTCTTAATCTTAAAGATATTAAAAATACATGAAATTAGTGACCGATCAACAAAAAGTTATGTCATGTGACCAGAAAAACGGCATTTTTTTGGAGCAGAGGAAGCAGAACAGAGTACAGGATGCAAAGCCGAGGGCACCACGAACGCGACACTCTGCTCTTGTTTTCTTGCTGAAGAAAACGTTGGCGCTGTCTTTCTATTAAACTCGCTTGCTTGGTTGCAGCTTTGACAAGGAACGTGACGACACCGCCAAGGATTTGGATAGGAAGAGTGCAGAAGACCCATGAATTTACGGATGTACCCTTTAGtggattaaaaaataaattagtaaAGATACAAGTCCCACCTTTTTAATAATGGACCCACCTAGTTGGTACCTTCCGGTAGTTTTGTCTTGGTACCTCTTATTTTTCAACCATGGGATTCCCTCTATGAACggctttcattttcttttttcaaaccCCTATACAATTTCTCATTAAATAAACCAAAGTATGTTGACCATCTACAGATTTCATCCAAATTTGACTATAGCAAAAGTCTCGCAAAATCTTACAAGAAAGGATGCATTGTTTATAAGGCCCAGTTCCAAGCTGGGCTTTGTTTTAGGCCCAACTAGTCAATGTTAAGTTGGAGTACTACTTTCCCTTGAAACTTTGGATATCAAGGAAGGGGTTTAAAGCATTCATTATCCACCCGTCGTTTAGTAACGTTGATTTGACCACTATTTTTTAATACCAAAATGATAACAATTTCCTTTGTCTAGGCCCAGTCCCATGCTGGCCTTTGTTTTAGGCCCAATCCAAGCCTTCAATCCACATTTACTTGTACCAGCATTTTACACAAAAATTGGCGCCCAAGTAACTGCCATCATCTCTCAGAAAGCACTCAGCGAGCTGAGCACAGAAGCCAGGTCAACCCACCACGTGCTGCTTGGTTTCGGGAGCAGCAGCCTTGGCCGCGACGAAACCTTGCAACGCCAGGGCCTCTTGGCGGGCTCCTCGTGCACGCAGGCTGTCCGTTCAGCACAAACGAAATCAGAGCCGTCCGTTCCAACGGTAGGGTACCCTGCTGTGCTCATCACTATTTATATGTAGCTCCTACCTCGGCTCCCTCCTCCATTATTGTTTATTTTCTAGTTTAGTCCTCAATACACCAAAGCAAAGGCTCTGTCATGTTTATGCTTTAGCCCTCTCGTGCCCTCTTCCGCTCTTTGAATTCTCCGTGGTTGCATTCTTGCTCTGCCATGTTTTTCTTCAAGCTCCTTTTCTGAACGTCCTAGCTGATGATCCAGGACATAAATGTTTGGTTTTCCTTTGATTTACCTTGTATTTGGTTGAATTTTGCAAGGAAGCAAGCTAGCTGAGAGCTGTGTTTTGAAGCAGGTTTGGTGAACTTCTATGTACTTTTTTCCTTCGCGAACTTATCTTCAGTTTTTTTCATGCGCCCATGAATCAGTACTTGCTCCTTATAAATTTCTGCAATACcgtattatttttttcatgaagTTTCCATGCGCCGATGATGAACGAAAAATACTAGGTTGAATAATGATGGGCTGATCCGGTGCCTGTGTGGTGCCACACCATATATCGTCCACTTGATTACCTATGTTCCTCTCGACTGAGGCATGATGAAAACTCAACCTCTCTTTGATTTTTTATCAACATTTTCTGATCTTTTTGAACTACTTTTTTGTTAATGCAAATGAGAACTGATTGGTTTCTCTCTGGCTTGCCTAAATtcgattcttttctttttatttgttaTCTATGTTTATATGAACACTTTATGTTGCAAAAGTTCTACCAAATTCTATTTATATGTGCTTTTATCGGCATTTTAATTACCTTTTTAATTTAACTAAACTAACCAGTTAAGAATTTGAGTGGGTTTCCTTTATTTTTCTGATAATTTTTAACTCAAACTTGTTTTGCAGCATTTCAGAGGAAGTGCTCATGCAGAAGGAAGCAGATCATGTCAATGAGATGCATACTTCATTCACCATTTGAAGTATGGTAAAACTTTATGTTTTATATGTGCGCAGAATTAGAAGTGATCACTGCACATGTGTAAAATGTTGTCTTCTAGTAACTCTTCTCCTTTTTACAATGTCGTGCCATTTTTTACATGCAAATCTGTTTACCAGATAAGTGCTGATCGATTATGGATATTATTATGCAAACTTCACTAATGCCACAGTATCAGTCGCTTGATATGATTCtgcccttcttcttaatgaaatgccacacagctctcctgcattGTTTGAGGAAAAGATATGATTCCTCCTTGTCAAGTTTCACGTGCCTATTATGTTCTGTTGTTGCATGTGCGCCCATATGTTTTAGATAATTGAGAAATTAGGGTATATTTGACATTGTTCCAACTCTAAGATTTAGGTATGGATCTATATTTATATTTTGTCCAAACCATAAACAAAATTGTTTGTCTGAATGCTCTTGAGATACCCCTAACTCTAGATTCATGATTTCTTGGAGCTACAAAATACCCAGCTCTAAGAAACCTTAGATCTGGATCCCAACCAAATACTCCATTGGGCAAGTTCAATAAGCATGGTTATAAGTCGAGACTAGCATTATAGACAATCATACAACAATTGGACTCTTAACACATTCCAACATTTCCATCCCCTCCCTATGCTGCTGCCATCATCCTGATCAAGCTCGGCACCCTGCTTCTCACAGGCCACTATCCCCCTCCCATGTCACCACCGTTACGGGCATGGCACCCTAGCATGATGATCCGTGCTAAAGCCACCTTCTTTCAAGCTTGCCACTCAGCCCCCATGGATGCCGCCTTCTTAGGCTTGACACACCGCAGTACCGCACCACCCTTTTTGGGATGGAATCATCCTACTTTGGTTGTTTTGTTGGTTGGATAGAATCATTCccgttttttgtttgtttggtagAAGGGATCATATGGAGGATTGGGATGGACAACGTTTGTTTGACCGTCAGCCATGTGTTGTGGGCAATGACTCTCAACCAACAAGCTTCTCTTATTCCCTGTGTAAACACCGATCGAGCTAAGCCTCCACCAGCCTTGCTCCGTCGTTCCCATGGCCTTGTCCTGCCGCTCGCCCAACTGTCCTATGGCCTTGCTCCCCCCCCACTTGGCCTACCGGCCCACCGCTCTTTTGCATGGACACACAcccactacaaggttttgtgcCTAATGCCACGGTTTTGTGTAGCAACAGTTGattttcgttgcaatacatAGTGGTTATTGCAACGTTAGTCGATTTTGGTTGCGATAGGGTGACATGTTGCCACCAATTGTGTGGTGTTGCGATATAAATTTTGTTGGTTGCAATAAGGTGGATATATCGCAACGAATATATTTGCGTTGTAATTACAGCGACATTATTGCAACACTAGATGTAATGGTTGCAAATAGATGTCCATGTCGCAACGAATATATAGCGTTGCTATTAGTACTATTGtgtgttgcaaaagagtctATGTTATAGCGATGCAAAATGAGTTGTTGCGAAtagagtcttagatatagcaacgcaAAACTATAttgttgcaaatgagtcttcGATATTGCAACgagtattagatatagcaacaaaCTATACATAGGGTGGTATTACAAAAAAATTCTAGGTGTGGCAATAGATGAGTTTCTAGGTGGGCCTCACCCAAGTTGGACTCAACACATATGTAATTTGGTCCATGCGGCAAGCCTTTCTTTCGCGAGGGATCAGACCTAAACCTGATCGATCCAGCCCCTGGCCCTCACGCCGTGTTgccacctcttcttcttcgcgcGACGTTCGCCTCCTCCATCACAAATGTCGAGCGTGCGCCGCGCCTGCCGTCTCTCCCGTCCTGCGCCCTTTCACCCTGGTTGTTTGCAGGAGCGCGAGGAGCCACTTCGCATGAGAACATTTAGCACGATCGATCAGCCTATGGTACTTCTTTTCAATATGTTTTGTTTCCTAATGCGTTACGAGAAATCAGCCTAAGATATCATCGATCATGTGCACAAAACTTGAGTTCTTTCAATATATTTTGTTTCCTAATACGTTATAAATATTGGTTATTTTAAATCCTGAATGAGCACCCTTTTCCCATGGGTTAGGAATTGTGAATTTGGTGTTCTAAGTCATGCTGTATCTGGGACTTTTCCAATGGCACATGATGAACATAGTTGGATGCTATTGCCTCAGTCAGATGAAGCGTGGCAACTCAGATTTGACAAATTCATTGGGAATACCTTTGAAGGCACCTATCCAGGAGAGACTGCACCCTGTCCATGTACGGTGTCGTCGCATGGCGTACAAAAGGAAAGTTGAGGTTCAACAACATTTGCTTGAAATAGGGTTTGATAAGGATTTCACAAAACAGAAATGTCGTGCTGCTAAAGCAATGTTTGTGGATGGTGATTGGGATTTGAGTGAAGGACCAGCTACTGATCATGATGATTGCGGCTCCGCCAATAATCTGCTTTCCTCGCTAATTAGTGATGCTATGCATGGAGAAATTGCAGGTGGTAATATTGAGGAGCCAAATGAGTCATCAAAGAAAATTTTCAAATTACTGGAAGAAGCGTGGAAAGATTTGTACCTAGGTTGCAAGGAGACCACCAAAGTATCCTTCATTGTTAGGCTATTttagattaagtgcatgttcggtGTTACCAACAATGCAATGGAGCAAATACTTCACCTATTCTGTCTTTTGCtacccaaaggacattgtgtCCCAGATAACCTGGATAAAGTTCGAAAGGTGGTTTGAGACCTTGGCTTAgactaccaaaagattcatgcttgTGTCAATGACTGTGTGTTATTCCATGGAGAGTATGAAAAGATGGACACCTGTCCAACATGTGGGAAGAGTAGGTGGAAGAATTCAGATTCAGAGGGGCTTGTTGGTGAGTGTGGTGCCACTAGTGGAGTAAAGAAGAAGCTATTTCCTCGTAAAATACTAAAttattttccacttattcctcGACTACAAAGGTTATATGTGAACAAGACCACATCAAAGTatatgcgttggcacaaggaagaattggttCAAGATGGGAAAGTAAGGCACCCAACTAAGTCGAAGGCATGGAAGCACGTAGATGAGAAGTATAAGGATGAATTTGCCTTGGATCCACGTAATGTCAGGCTAGGACTTGCATTAGATGGCTTCAATCTGTTCGGGATGTTGAATGTGAATTACACTACATGGCCGGTGATCCTAATTCGATATAacctgcctccttggttgtgcttgAAACAATCTTATTGGATGATGTCAATGCTAATTCCTGGACCTAAATCTTCAGGAATtaacattgatgtatatttgcagcatctgattgagggatatgggtaccctattGGTCCCCACCAATTAGGATACTAGCCGGTCTTGACAAGTGAGCCCGCCTGACTAGAACGTACATgccaaggacgtgaagatacttggagcacaagtcaagaaGACCGGGCAATTCAAATCAGTCTGGATATTGCAAGATgtttgttgtaatccgactcatattgctttccatgtaacaaccgactagattagattcaaaccaacttgtaaccctaggtcgttaGCTTAtgtaaggcggccaagggcgcctccttAGGGCAACTCAACTATTCCACGCACCAGCGCAAaacaatacaaaccaacatacaggatgtagggtattactct encodes the following:
- the LOC101778643 gene encoding uncharacterized protein LOC101778643, with protein sequence MRSPAAAAAGSGADFPDALPSPTSPASASSHPSPGPGRHYYLAVDRIQFKMRTLLELLGVVADRRGGLPIAICVSSRDELDAVCAAVANLPFVSMSPLYSDQAEAERASILEKFRQETIQWNQTTKATDITESSKPESIGTKLSIIVATDACLPLATMAEAPLMARVLMNYELPTKKEAYLRRMSTCLAADGIVINMVVGGEVATLKALEETSGLLIAEMPIHVSEIL
- the LOC101779055 gene encoding probable calcium-binding protein CML8; amino-acid sequence: MASTYKAADEPPASNSSGYRKDKVRRKKLTAQKRKEIKEAFDLFDIDGSGTIDARELNVAMRALGFEMTPEQINQMIAEVDKDGSGTIDFDEFVHMMTDKMGERDARDELFKAFRIIDQDRNGKISDIDIQRLAIETGEHFTIDEVREMIEAADENGDGEIDLEEFMKMMKRTNLVSGF